A window from Zingiber officinale cultivar Zhangliang chromosome 7A, Zo_v1.1, whole genome shotgun sequence encodes these proteins:
- the LOC122002040 gene encoding photosystem II D1 precursor processing protein PSB27-H2, chloroplastic-like isoform X2: MRITAISSGTTLVSGLIYNTLALPIRAEEDNNQNDPKGEGDNGAFGTIKSIFDPDEKTKTGKLLPKAYLKDAREVVKTLRESLEEDVKDASKFRRSADAAKESIRQYLSNWKGQSTVVAEESYAAIEKAIRTLANFYSKEGPFATMTDEVKATILGDLKTAEDFL, from the exons AT GAGGATTACTGCGATCTCCAGTGGGACCACATTGGTTTCTGGCCTAATATACAACACCCTTGCATTACCTATACGGGCAGAAGAAGATAACAATCAAAATGATCCAAAGGGCGAGGGAGACAATGGGGCTTTTGGCACTATCAAGTCGATATTTGACCCTGACGAAAAAACAAAGACTGGAAAGTTATTGCCAAAGGCTTACTTGAAGGATGCAAGGGAAGTCGTGAAGACCCTTCGGGAGTCGCTGGAGGAGGATGTGAAAGATGCTTCTAAGTTCAGAAGGAGCGCAGATGCAGCAAAGGAGTCAATCAGACAATATTTGAGTAACTGGAAGGGACAATCGACAGTCGTAGCTGAG GAATCATATGCAGCAATTGAGAAGGCGATAAGAACACTAGCTAACTTCTATTCAAAGGAAGGTCCCTTCGCAACAATGACAGATGAGGTGAAAGCCACTATTTTGGGCGATCTAAAGACTGCGGAGGACTTTCTCTAG
- the LOC121999618 gene encoding 1,2-dihydroxy-3-keto-5-methylthiopentene dioxygenase homolog 2-like, with product MAGTNDFAFCYMSYLINRVLRRRLWKLGTSKTVRRKKITDYLNTVSPRNLFGIRTWRVGSDYENEEQVKQIRESRGYSHSCILDLHPERLPNFEQILKKIFVEHLHLDDEISYCIQGSGYHDVRDENDRWIRIAVKEGVMILLPAGIYHRLALDLNNYLKILIFNAGPAVGITTYERPGDDLPARCAFILSARPVDCLF from the exons ATGGCGGGGACAAACGATTTCGCTTTTTGCTACATGAGTTATCTAATTAATAGGGTGTTGAGGAGGAGAttgtggaagcttggcacatcaaagacagtgaggaggaagaagatcacAGATTACCTAAACACTGTGAGCCCAAGGAATTT ATTTGGAATTCGGACTTGGAGAGTCGGCAGTGATTATGAAAATGAAGAACAGGTGAAACAAATTCGTGAATCCCGAGGTTACTCTCACAgt TGCATTTTAGATTTGCATCCAGAGAGGCTGCCAAACTTTGAGCAAATACTGAAGAAGATCTTTGTGGAGCACCTGCACCTCGACGATGAGATCTCTTATTGCATCCAAGGCAGTG GGTATCATGATGTGAGGGATGAAAATGATCGATGGATCAGAATAGCAGTGAAGGAAGGGGTCATGATCTTGCTGCCTGCTGGGATTTATCATCGTTTAGCTCTCGACCTCAATAACTACCTCAAG ATTCTAATCTTCAACGCCGGTCCAGCAGTCGGCATCACCACCTATGAACGTCCCGGTGATGACCTTCCGGCGAGGTGTGCATTTATTTTGTCGGCACGGCCAGTAGATTGCTTGTTCTGA
- the LOC122002040 gene encoding photosystem II D1 precursor processing protein PSB27-H2, chloroplastic-like isoform X1 — protein sequence MLVTFSSIHVCYICSSEPIGRKHFCIQSSQETLLTRRITAISSGTTLVSGLIYNTLALPIRAEEDNNQNDPKGEGDNGAFGTIKSIFDPDEKTKTGKLLPKAYLKDAREVVKTLRESLEEDVKDASKFRRSADAAKESIRQYLSNWKGQSTVVAEESYAAIEKAIRTLANFYSKEGPFATMTDEVKATILGDLKTAEDFL from the exons atgttggttaccttttcttctATCCATGTTTGCTATATCTGCTCCTCGGAACCAATTGGAAGGAAGCATTTTTGTATCCAAT CTTCTCAGGAAACTTTGCTTACCAGGAGGATTACTGCGATCTCCAGTGGGACCACATTGGTTTCTGGCCTAATATACAACACCCTTGCATTACCTATACGGGCAGAAGAAGATAACAATCAAAATGATCCAAAGGGCGAGGGAGACAATGGGGCTTTTGGCACTATCAAGTCGATATTTGACCCTGACGAAAAAACAAAGACTGGAAAGTTATTGCCAAAGGCTTACTTGAAGGATGCAAGGGAAGTCGTGAAGACCCTTCGGGAGTCGCTGGAGGAGGATGTGAAAGATGCTTCTAAGTTCAGAAGGAGCGCAGATGCAGCAAAGGAGTCAATCAGACAATATTTGAGTAACTGGAAGGGACAATCGACAGTCGTAGCTGAG GAATCATATGCAGCAATTGAGAAGGCGATAAGAACACTAGCTAACTTCTATTCAAAGGAAGGTCCCTTCGCAACAATGACAGATGAGGTGAAAGCCACTATTTTGGGCGATCTAAAGACTGCGGAGGACTTTCTCTAG
- the LOC122002041 gene encoding mini zinc finger protein 2-like, whose product MMKRHLVVLRRYEPAGRVHGGGGRKQGGKVRYAECRKNHAAATGGYAVDGCGEFIASVGEGAEAELRCAACGCHRSFHRREVVRVEAADAAAEEEEEDCDCRSTPALH is encoded by the coding sequence ATGATGAAGAGGCATCTGGTGGTGCTGAGGAGGTACGAGCCGGCGGGGAGGGTCCATGGCGGCGGCGGGAGGAAGCAGGGGGGGAAGGTCAGGTACGCGGAGTGCAGGAAGAATCACGCGGCCGCCACCGGCGGCTACGCCGTCGACGGCTGCGGCGAGTTCATTGCTAGCGTGGGCGAGGGAGCGGAAGCCGAGCTCCGCTGCGCCGCCTGCGGGTGCCACAGGAGTTTCCACCGAAGGGAGGTGGTTCGCGTCGAGGCGGCGGAcgcggcggcggaggaggaggaggaggactgcGATTGCAGGAGCACACCCGCTCTTCACTAg